DNA from Flavobacteriales bacterium:
ATGCCATGGAGTACGTGCAGCGGATCATGGGCGATGACATCGGCCCCACTAGCTGCAACGACCTGAACGCCGACAACCGCATCACGGTGACCGACGCCGCCCTGATGGTGAATGCATACACCCAGCAAGCCACGCACGACGGCACGGGCCACGTGCTGCACTACCATCCATGGTTCGACTTCCCGCGCGGATGGGTGAGCACCAGCGATCAGGTGGACCTGACCCTTGGGAACCTGGATCCGATCGCCAAGACCGTTGACGTGCTGATCCGCAACCCCTCGTGCCGCGTGATGGGCTACGAATTCACCATGAGCGGCCTCACCATCCAGAGCGCGACCAACCTGGCGAGCAATCTCGCAGGCGAGATCAGCATCAACACGACGCTCGGGGGCACCAAGGTGATCGGGCTCTCCTACATGGACAGCTCGCTCGTGAAGAACGAGGGCTTCGTGCCGCTGGTGCGGATCAGCTACCTGGACCTCACCGGCCCGACCATCTGCATCGCAAGCATCGAGGACATCGTGAACAAGGATGCGAACAATGTCCTCACCGCCGTGGTCGGGGCCTGCCTGAGCGTCCCGAACACGGTGGCGGTGAGCCCCAAACTGTGGCTGGAGGGACCGTTCGAAGCCACGGTGCCGCCCCTGATGCGCGACGACCTGCGGAGCGGCAACTACCTGCCGCCCACAGAGCCCTACACGGGCCTGGGCTACGTGCATACCGCTGGCGGCGGAGGCGAGCAGATCGGAGCGGGCGTCCTGGCGGTAACGGGACCGAATGCGATCGTGGATTACGTGCTGGTGGAGGCCCGCAGTGCGGCCGCTCCGGCCACGATCCTGGCCAGCCGCACCGCGCTTCTGCAGCGCGACGGCGATGTGGTGGGCATGGATGGGGCATCCCCCGTGCTCCTGCAGGTGGCCCCGGGCAGCTATCACGTGGCCGTGCGTCACCGGAACCACCTGGGCGTGATGACGGCCAACGCTGTGCCGCTCGGCGTGGCGCCGATCACCGTGGACTTCCGCGCCAGCGAGACCGCCACCTATGGCACCGATGCCCGCAAGGCCGCCAACGGCACGCAGATGCTCTGGATGGGCAATGCCTGGCGCGACGCCGCACTGAAGTACGTCGGCGAGAACAACGACCGCGACCCCATCCTGGTGGTGATCGGCGGGAACGTGCCCACCGCAACGGTGAGCGGCTATTACCTGGAGGATACGAACCTCAGCGGCACAGTGAAATACACCGGCTCCGCCAACGACCGCGATCCGATCCTGGTGAACATAGGCGGCAGCGTGCCCACGAGCACGCGCGCCCAGCAGCTGCCCTGAGCCGGCATACGACCAGCCGCTGCGTGCCATGCGGCCTGCGCAGTGCATGCCACGCATGCAGTGAGGATCGGGTACGTCCGACGGCATGGGCCGGATGCCCCTTCAGGCATTGCATCCGGAGGGAAGGCCGGCCTCGCACCTGGGGCGCACCGACGAATCCTACCCGCTTGCGCGGGTCACCTCTGCTTCATGAGCTCTCGCGCGTGCTGCAGGGCGGCCTTGGTCGTCTCCCGCCCGCTCAGCATGCGGGCGATGGCCTCTACGCGCTCCGACTGGCTGAGCGGAGCGATGGTGGTGCGTACGCGCTCACCTTCCGCATCCTTCGACACAAGCAGATGGTGAGCGGCCTTGCTGGCGATCTGCGGCAGGTGGGTGATGGCGATCACCTGCCGCTCGCGTCCCATGGCGGCGAGCAGGGTGCCCACGCAATCGGCCACCTCGCCGCTCACGCCGGTATCGATCTCGTCGAAGACCACGGTCGGCAGGTCGCGCGAATCGGCTGCGAGGGAGATAAGGGCAAGCATCACCCGGCTGAGCTCGCCGCCGCTGGCCGCCTTGTCCAAAGGGGCGGGAGCGCGGTCCTTGTTCGCGGTGAAGACGGCGCGCACCTGATCGATGCCGTACGGACCGGCTTCACCCGTCCAATGGTCGAACCGGAAGATCGCGTGCGGCATGCCCAGTTGATGAAGGAGCTGCTCCACCTGGTCGGCGAGCGGCTTCACCGCCTTGGTCCGTGCCTTCGAGACGGCCTCGGCCTGCTTGGCGTAGAGCGCCCCCAACCCGGCCACGCGCTTCTCCAGCTCCCCGCGCCGGTCTCCGAGCGCCCCCATGCGAACCGTGCGGCTGCGCAGGTCATCAAGCAGCGCGATCAGCTCATCGGCGCTCTTCACCCGGTGCTTCTGCTGCAAGCGGTGGAGCAGGTCGATGCGCTCGCGGAGCTGCTCGGCTCGCAGGGGGTCGAGCTCCACGGAGGCCGCGAGCCGCGCTGCTTCATCACCGATGTCCTTGATTTCGATGAGGCTGCTCTCCAGGCGGCTGAGCAGCGCAGCGGCGTCCCCGTCCACACGTGCCGCACGGGCGAGTGCGGCACGCACGCGCTGGAGTACGGAAGCGGCCCCCGCATCGCCCATGGCGCCATCCTCCACCGCGCGGTAGGCCTCGGCCCGCTCCCCGGCATGCTCGGCGAGCTGAAGCTCCCGCTCCACCTCCTGCTGCTCGCCCTCCCGGAGCGCGGCCTGCTCCAGCTCCTCCACCTGGAACCGCAGGTAATCGCCCTCGGCCAGTGCGCGCTGCTCCTCTTCGCGCGCGAGGGCGAGTTCGCGCTCGGCATGCCGCCAGTCCATGAACGTGGCATGAAGTGCCTCAACGGCCTCCTGATGGCCGGCCAAGCGGTCGACCAGGCCAAGCTGGAAGCGCGCATCGTTGAGCAGCAGCGTCTGATGCTGGCTGTGCACATGGATGAGGCGCTCGCCCAGCTCGCGGAGCTGCTCCAGCCGCACGGGCGTATCGTTCACGAAGGCGCGCGAGCGGCCGCCGGGGTCGAGCTGGCGGCGCAGGATCGCACGCGGCTCATAAGGCACTTCGTTCGCCTCGAACCAATCCCTGGCCGGTGCGCGCCGCAGGTCCAGCTCCAATTCGATGATGCAGCGCTTGGAGGGGTCCCGGGCCAGGCCGGTATCGGCACGTGCCCCCATGGCCAGCTCCAACGCGCCGATGAGGATGCTCTTGCCGCTCCCGGTCTCGCCTGTGATTGCGGTGAGCCCTTGAGCCCACTCAAGCTCGAGCGCATCGATGAGCAGGTAATTGGAGACGGAGATGCGCGCGAGCATGACGTGATTATCGGCAACGGGGAGGGTCCCAAGAAAACACGGCCCGGTCAATCCCCAATGTCCCGGTCAGGATCCCCGCATCATGTTCTGGTACTGCCCGATATGCCCGGGATCGATGATCTGCAGGGTGTTGAAGAGCTTGGTCTTCTCCGCCGGGTCAGCGGGCTTGAAGAGCTCCACGATCTCGTTGTACTTGGCGTTGAAGATCACCTGCAGGTTGTAGCTGGCGGGCTTTGCCTGGTGCACCGTCTTGAGCTTCTCGATGGCGGCGGCGATCTTCCGGCGCGCAGCGGCGGCATCCTCGGTCATGGTGTCCATGCCCTGCCGGTGGTAATCGTAGAGCAGCTCACGCAGCGGGCGGAACACCGCCTGCACCTGATTGTCCAGCAGCCAATACCTGTTCTGCTGGCCCTCGAAGGCCTTCCAGCCCTCTTCGCTGGCGTTCTGGGCATTGTTCACCACCTGCTGGGCCTGCGTGTAGAACTCGCTTCCGCCCAAGGGTGAGAAGGTGTCGCCATCGAGCCCGAGCACGAAGTAGGCGTAGAACCCGAGCAGCGAGGAGAGGTTGTTCAGGAAGCGGTCTGGCGTGAACTCGATCTGTGTGTTCTCCAGGAAATTGAACTGCACCTTCTCATCCACCAGGTCAAGGATGGGGCTGTTGTAGTCCGTGCCGTACACCGGTCGGGCATAGATCACCTGCAGGGTGCCCTCGAAACGGTCGGGGGCCGGCTGGTTGCTGATGGTGAGCAACAGGTTCAGGTCGATGCGTTCGGCGGGCGCATAGTTGTAGTTCGTGAATCGCCGGCTGTTGAAGAACTCCCGGATGGCGAGCTCCATGCTCTGGAACACGCGTGGCTGCGCCGTGGCGATCTGCGGTGCGATGACGCTGACCTGGCAGTTGAACTCCTGTCCCAGGGCCGCGAAGGGCAGCAGGAGCAACAGCAGGAACAGGCGCATCGGTCGCATGGCTCAGAGGAGTTCTTCGAGGCGGTCCAAGATAGCGCGGGCCGCATCGCGCTTGCTCATCAACGGCAGCTCCTGCGGATCCTTGCCCGGTGCGAGCAGGGTAACCTTGTTCGTGTCGGTGCCGAAGCCGGCGCCCGCATCGCGCAGGCTGTTGAGGACGAGGAGGTCGAGGTTCTTGCGATGGAGCTTGGCGCTCGCGTTGGCCAGCTCGTTGTCCGTTTCAAGGGCGAAGCCCACGAGGCGCTGGCCCTGCGCCTTGTGCGCGCCCATCCAGGCCAGGATGTCCTCTGTGGGCTCGAGCGCCAGGTGGAGGTCCGCCTCCTTCTTCTTGAGCTTGCCTGGAGCGGGTTGCGCCGGGCGGTAGTCGGCCACTGCGGCGCTCATGATGATGGCATCGGCGTGCGCAGCGCGCTCCTTGCACACGGCAGCCATCTCGGCGGCGGTAACCACATCGGTGCGAGCGACTCCCGGCCGATCGATGCGCAGGGAGACGGGCCCCGTGACAAGCTCCACCCGCGCGCCGCGCGCCGCAGCTTCCTCGGCCAGCGCAAAGCCCATCTTGCCGCTGCTCCGGTTGCCGATGTACCGCACGGGATCTATGGCCTCCTGCGTCCCGCCAGCCGTTACCAGCAGGCGCCTGCCGCTCAGCCTGCTGCGCCCCACGAACTCGGCGTACAAGGCCTCCACAATGGCCTCGGGGTCGCTCATCCTGCCCTCGCCCACCAAGCCGCTGGCGAGCTCGCCGCTTTCCGGCCCGATGAAGCGCACCTTCCTTCCGCGCAGCGCATCCATGTTCTTCTGCGTGCCGGGATCGCGCCACATCTCCAAATCCATGGCCGGGGCGGCGAAGACCGGGCAGGCCGCGCTGAGAAAGCAGGCCTGCAGGAGGTTGTCGCAGAGCCCATGGGTCATCTTGCCCAGGGTGTTGGCGGTAGCAGGGGCGATCAGGAGGACATCGGCCCAGCGCGCCAGATGGACATGGTCGTTCCAGGCCCCGCTGCCATCCCGCACGAAAAGGTCGGTCAGCACGGGGCGTTTGCTGAGCGTAGCCAGCGTGAGCGGCGTGACGAAGTCATGCGCTGCGGGGGTCATCACCACCTGCACCTCGCAGCCGGCCTTCACCAGGAGCCTGGTGAGGTTAGCGGCCTTATAGGCTGCGATGCCGCCCGAGACACCGAGCAGCACCTTGCGATTGAGGAAGCGCTCCACCTGAACAGGGGATCGTTCCGGAATGGACGGTCAGGCTTGCTGGGGCACCTCGGCCGGAGCCTCCTCCCCGCCACGGCGCCAATAGAGCTTGCCCTCCATCAGCTCCTGGATGGCCAAGGCGCCCGGCTTCGGCATCCGCTCGTAGTGCTTGCTCACCTCGATCTGCTCCCGGTTCTCATAGACCTCCTCAAGGTTCTCGCCCGTCATGGCGAACTCCTCCAGCTTGGAATGGAGCTCCTCCTTGATGCGCATGCTGATCTGGTTGGCCCGCTTGCCGAGGATGGCCACGGTCTCATAGACGTTGCCCGTTTCCTGATCGAGCTTCGCCACGTCACGGGTGACGGTGGTCTTGGCGGCGGTGGTCGGCTTGTTGCTCATGGTTGCTGGTTCGGTGTCGGCTGGGCCAATGCAGCCTCGAGCTCCTTGCGGAGCCGCTCGGCCAGGTCGCGCTCGACGCTGTTCGGATAAGCGTCGGCGAAATTACGGTAAGATCGCATAGCCTCCTGCAGGCGCTCCAACCGCTTGGTTTCCACGCTGTTCATGGCCAACGAATGGTCGGCCCGCAGGATCCGGAGCATGGCATCCTCCCGGTAGTCGCTGTTGGGGTACTGGCGCAGGAAGTCCTTGAAGGCCATGCTGGCCGCCTGGTAATTGCGCATGTGGAAGTACTGCTCGGCGGCATGGTACGCCTTCACTTCCAGCTTCGTCCGCAGGGCATCCACGATGCTGTTGCAGCTGTCCCTCAGACTGGAGTTCGGGAACCGCACCATGTACAGCTGGAACTGGTCGATGGCCACGCGCGTATCGGCCTGGTCCAGCTCGTAGTTCGGGCTGTTCATGTAGTAGCAGTAGGCATTCAGGAAGGCGGACTCCTCGGCATGGCGCCCCACCGGGAAGGTGCGGCCATAGTTCTCCAGGTAGTAGGCAGCCATGGTGTAGTCCTTCATAAGGAAGTGGGCCTTGGCGTGCAGGAAGTTCACCTCCTCGCTCTCGGCCGTGCCCCGCTTGAGCATGATGAGCTCCTCGAGCAGGGGGATGGCGCGGTCGTATGCCCCCTTGTCGTAGTACTTCCGGGCCACCTCCATCTTGTAGGGGATGCTGTCGCTCTTCAGGGCCCGGTTGAAGGGACTGCAGGAGCTCAGAGACCCGGCACCGGCCATGCCCAGCAGCACCCAAAGTGCGAGCGCGGATGAGGAGGCGAGCAGGATGCGTATGGCCTTGCGCGGCCCGGGACCTGATTCAGCGGCCATTTCGGAGGGGCGCGAAGATAGCCGGATGCAGCCAACGGCATGCCGTTGATAGCCAACGGTTAACGCTCTTTGGCACTGCAGGGAGCAGGTTACCTTTGGCCGGCCGCAACCAACGGCCCATCCCACAACAACCCAGCGCCCAGCCGGGCGAACCGAACATGAACGACATCTTCGACAAGATCCGCAAGGACCTCGGCCCCATCGGCCGCCATGCCAAGGACAGCCATGGCTACTTCTCATTCCCCAAGCTCGAGGGCGACCTGGGGGCGCACATGACCTTCCGGGGCAAACCGGTCCTCGTCTGGAGCCTGAACAATTACCTGGGCCTCGCCAACCACCCGGAGGTACGCAAGGTGGACGCTGAAGCGGCAGCAGCCTGGGGGATGGCCTACCCCATGGGCGCCCGCATGATGAGCGGCCAGACCAAGTACCACGAGCAGTTGGAGGATCAGCTCAGCGAATTCATGGGAAAGGAGGACACCTTCCTCCTCAACTACGGCTACCAGGGCTGCATGAGCGCCATCGAGGCCCTCCTCTCCCGCCACGATGTGCTGGTGTACGACAGCGAGTGCCACGCCTGCATGATCGATGGCGCCCGCCTGCACATGGGCAAGCGCTTCGTATTCCAGCACAACGACATGGCCAGCCTGGACAAGCAGCTGGAGAACGCCAAGAAGGTGACCGAGCAGACCGGCGGCGGCATCATGGTGATGACCGAGGGCGTGTTCGGCATGGCCGGCGACCAGGGCAAGCTGAAGGAGATCGTGGAGCGCAAGTCGAAGTACAACTTCCGGCTCTTCGTGGACGATGCGCACGGCTTCGGCATGATGGGA
Protein-coding regions in this window:
- the recN gene encoding DNA repair protein RecN; translation: MLARISVSNYLLIDALELEWAQGLTAITGETGSGKSILIGALELAMGARADTGLARDPSKRCIIELELDLRRAPARDWFEANEVPYEPRAILRRQLDPGGRSRAFVNDTPVRLEQLRELGERLIHVHSQHQTLLLNDARFQLGLVDRLAGHQEAVEALHATFMDWRHAERELALAREEEQRALAEGDYLRFQVEELEQAALREGEQQEVERELQLAEHAGERAEAYRAVEDGAMGDAGAASVLQRVRAALARAARVDGDAAALLSRLESSLIEIKDIGDEAARLAASVELDPLRAEQLRERIDLLHRLQQKHRVKSADELIALLDDLRSRTVRMGALGDRRGELEKRVAGLGALYAKQAEAVSKARTKAVKPLADQVEQLLHQLGMPHAIFRFDHWTGEAGPYGIDQVRAVFTANKDRAPAPLDKAASGGELSRVMLALISLAADSRDLPTVVFDEIDTGVSGEVADCVGTLLAAMGRERQVIAITHLPQIASKAAHHLLVSKDAEGERVRTTIAPLSQSERVEAIARMLSGRETTKAALQHARELMKQR
- a CDS encoding DUF4835 family protein, which gives rise to MRLFLLLLLLPFAALGQEFNCQVSVIAPQIATAQPRVFQSMELAIREFFNSRRFTNYNYAPAERIDLNLLLTISNQPAPDRFEGTLQVIYARPVYGTDYNSPILDLVDEKVQFNFLENTQIEFTPDRFLNNLSSLLGFYAYFVLGLDGDTFSPLGGSEFYTQAQQVVNNAQNASEEGWKAFEGQQNRYWLLDNQVQAVFRPLRELLYDYHRQGMDTMTEDAAAARRKIAAAIEKLKTVHQAKPASYNLQVIFNAKYNEIVELFKPADPAEKTKLFNTLQIIDPGHIGQYQNMMRGS
- the coaBC gene encoding bifunctional phosphopantothenoylcysteine decarboxylase/phosphopantothenate--cysteine ligase CoaBC gives rise to the protein MERFLNRKVLLGVSGGIAAYKAANLTRLLVKAGCEVQVVMTPAAHDFVTPLTLATLSKRPVLTDLFVRDGSGAWNDHVHLARWADVLLIAPATANTLGKMTHGLCDNLLQACFLSAACPVFAAPAMDLEMWRDPGTQKNMDALRGRKVRFIGPESGELASGLVGEGRMSDPEAIVEALYAEFVGRSRLSGRRLLVTAGGTQEAIDPVRYIGNRSSGKMGFALAEEAAARGARVELVTGPVSLRIDRPGVARTDVVTAAEMAAVCKERAAHADAIIMSAAVADYRPAQPAPGKLKKKEADLHLALEPTEDILAWMGAHKAQGQRLVGFALETDNELANASAKLHRKNLDLLVLNSLRDAGAGFGTDTNKVTLLAPGKDPQELPLMSKRDAARAILDRLEELL
- a CDS encoding DNA-directed RNA polymerase subunit omega yields the protein MSNKPTTAAKTTVTRDVAKLDQETGNVYETVAILGKRANQISMRIKEELHSKLEEFAMTGENLEEVYENREQIEVSKHYERMPKPGALAIQELMEGKLYWRRGGEEAPAEVPQQA
- the bamD gene encoding outer membrane protein assembly factor BamD: MAAESGPGPRKAIRILLASSSALALWVLLGMAGAGSLSSCSPFNRALKSDSIPYKMEVARKYYDKGAYDRAIPLLEELIMLKRGTAESEEVNFLHAKAHFLMKDYTMAAYYLENYGRTFPVGRHAEESAFLNAYCYYMNSPNYELDQADTRVAIDQFQLYMVRFPNSSLRDSCNSIVDALRTKLEVKAYHAAEQYFHMRNYQAASMAFKDFLRQYPNSDYREDAMLRILRADHSLAMNSVETKRLERLQEAMRSYRNFADAYPNSVERDLAERLRKELEAALAQPTPNQQP
- a CDS encoding aminotransferase class I/II-fold pyridoxal phosphate-dependent enzyme, with translation MNDIFDKIRKDLGPIGRHAKDSHGYFSFPKLEGDLGAHMTFRGKPVLVWSLNNYLGLANHPEVRKVDAEAAAAWGMAYPMGARMMSGQTKYHEQLEDQLSEFMGKEDTFLLNYGYQGCMSAIEALLSRHDVLVYDSECHACMIDGARLHMGKRFVFQHNDMASLDKQLENAKKVTEQTGGGIMVMTEGVFGMAGDQGKLKEIVERKSKYNFRLFVDDAHGFGMMGRDGRGTADAQGVQDGVDIYFGTFAKAMATIGAFVSGPEDVIMYLRYNMRSQTFAKSLPMPVVIGALKRLELIRTRPELAEKLWTITKALQSGLKEAGLDIGVTNSCVTPVLMKGSIPEATNVVLDLREHHGIFCSIVVYPVVPKDVILLRLIPTAAHSLEDVARTIASFKEVKKKLEAGAYKADKVAAV